A region from the Nesterenkonia lacusekhoensis genome encodes:
- a CDS encoding response regulator transcription factor has protein sequence MSATDVSSSAAAAAVRVLIVDDQSMIRAGFAALLDAQDGIDVVGTADDGAGVTDVVRQTRPDVVLMDIRMPKVNGLDATRAVLSMPGQPPRILMLTTFDADEYVFAALRAGASGFLLKDAAPEELVHAVRVVASGEALLSPKITRTLIADYAARPTTPAADAALLNGLTEREIDVVRLVARGRANSEIAEELVLAEQTVKTHVSRILGKLDLRDRTQIVVAAYESGLVRAGE, from the coding sequence GTGTCTGCCACCGATGTCTCCTCCTCTGCCGCCGCTGCCGCAGTGCGTGTGCTGATCGTCGACGATCAGTCGATGATCCGCGCCGGCTTCGCCGCGCTGTTGGACGCACAGGACGGCATCGACGTGGTCGGCACCGCGGACGACGGCGCGGGGGTCACCGATGTGGTGCGCCAGACCCGGCCGGACGTGGTGCTGATGGATATCCGCATGCCGAAGGTCAACGGTCTCGATGCCACCCGTGCAGTCCTCAGTATGCCTGGTCAGCCTCCCAGAATTCTCATGCTGACCACCTTCGACGCCGATGAGTACGTCTTCGCCGCGCTGCGGGCAGGAGCCAGCGGCTTCCTGCTCAAGGATGCGGCGCCGGAGGAGCTGGTCCACGCGGTGCGTGTGGTGGCCTCCGGAGAGGCGCTGCTCTCGCCGAAGATCACGCGGACACTGATCGCCGACTATGCCGCCCGTCCGACCACCCCCGCCGCCGATGCCGCCCTGCTCAACGGGCTGACCGAACGGGAGATCGATGTGGTGCGGCTGGTGGCGCGCGGGCGTGCGAACTCGGAGATCGCTGAAGAGCTGGTGCTGGCCGAGCAGACGGTCAAGACCCACGTCTCGCGGATCCTCGGGAAGCTGGATCTGCGTGATCGCACCCAGATCGTGGTCGCCGCCTACGAGTCAGGGCTGGTCCGCGCCGGGGAGTGA
- a CDS encoding MBL fold metallo-hydrolase, which produces MGAPTVEPFTRLSEDVWLSRVASEDTPLNIGLVIGPDRAVLVDPGPAGAEDEVYANLLARVRELTDAELVVVSTHGHADHIGANPYLRAHGASAVWAHRDAGVETATDLVGEEPVTLELGQGLSVVLEHLGRGHTEGDLVAGVRREDREGRGILFCGDLVREGTDPRFRDSYPKEWVRTLGRIWSMSGTYAKFVPGHGRPVDAEFVASMRRRMEQGHHVSSQAIQDAATDATKAIPILPYGPDESRELITRLRGDDA; this is translated from the coding sequence GTGGGCGCGCCGACAGTCGAACCGTTCACCCGTCTCAGCGAAGATGTCTGGCTCAGCCGCGTGGCCAGCGAGGACACTCCGCTGAACATCGGGCTGGTGATCGGCCCGGACCGGGCCGTGCTGGTGGACCCTGGCCCGGCCGGGGCCGAGGACGAGGTCTACGCGAATCTGTTGGCGCGGGTCCGCGAGCTCACCGACGCCGAACTGGTGGTGGTCAGCACCCACGGCCACGCCGACCACATCGGCGCCAACCCCTACCTGCGCGCCCACGGTGCCTCAGCCGTATGGGCCCACCGCGACGCCGGCGTCGAGACTGCCACCGATCTGGTGGGGGAGGAGCCGGTCACCCTGGAGCTCGGGCAGGGGCTGAGCGTGGTGCTCGAGCATCTGGGCCGCGGGCACACGGAGGGCGACCTGGTGGCCGGAGTCCGGCGTGAGGACCGTGAGGGCCGAGGGATCCTCTTCTGCGGGGACCTGGTGCGTGAAGGCACTGACCCGCGCTTCCGCGACTCCTACCCCAAGGAGTGGGTGCGGACCCTGGGCAGGATCTGGTCCATGTCCGGAACCTACGCGAAGTTCGTACCCGGCCACGGCCGCCCGGTGGATGCTGAGTTCGTGGCCTCCATGCGTCGGCGCATGGAGCAGGGCCACCACGTCTCCTCCCAGGCCATCCAGGATGCGGCGACCGACGCCACCAAAGCCATCCCGATTTTGCCCTACGGCCCGGACGAGTCGCGGGAGCTGATCACCCGCCTGCGCGGCGACGACGCCTGA
- a CDS encoding S9 family peptidase: protein MTVQSSAPTPPQAKQVPVQRTHHGDTVVDRYEWLRQKDSQEVLDHLHAENAYTEAVTADQQPLRDAIFSEIKHRTVETDLSVPSRRGDWWYFTRTIEGEQHPIYCRVPAEGDAKDPAAWTPPEIRPGVPLEGEVTYFDTNAEAQPHAFYQLGGMARADSGRLLAYCEDTTGDEHHTLRFRDLSTGENLPESVENVHGGPIMEPSGERAYYMVADSTWRPYRLYMHTLGTPAEQDRLLLEITDSELWTGVELSADKKQLLILSGNSEYNETRILDVTDPEAEPQLLIGAEQRLLHTVDPIELDAGTSDDGDGERLLLITHNQSGPNNALSVTTQEALLAQSPGRPSAEPVDLGTEVIPHEETVKFEGVAVTSSQVLVSARRDTVESVYLLSLEALRAVRAGRDPVPASSLPGPAFERTPDVREEAYTCAIVSAQYEAPIFRVLYTSWVTPPRIYDIPHDAGSGTSEPVLRRQTPVNDVDLSAYRSTRLWAPTGETAEDGTEVQVPVTVLHHRDVSPAEGGHPTVVFGYGSYEISMDPYFSVSRLSLLDRGIVFAVAHVRGGGELGRRWYEDGKKLKKVNTFTDFLTATDLLVETGWADPDRTAAYGGSAGGLLMGAILNMAPEKYAAVVADVPFVDNLTSILDPELPLSALEWEEWGNPITDPEVYRYMKSYSPYENVRDVEYPPVAAVTSLHDTRVLYVEPAKWVQVLREHEQGEAPVVLKIEMDGGHGGASGRYEAWKETAWIFAFLSHHLGVRSS, encoded by the coding sequence ATGACCGTCCAGAGCTCCGCCCCCACTCCCCCGCAGGCCAAGCAGGTCCCCGTTCAGCGCACGCATCACGGGGACACCGTCGTCGATCGCTACGAGTGGCTGCGACAGAAGGACTCACAGGAGGTCCTGGACCACCTGCATGCGGAGAACGCCTACACCGAGGCTGTCACCGCCGATCAGCAGCCGCTGCGAGACGCGATCTTCAGCGAGATCAAGCACCGCACCGTGGAGACGGACCTCTCCGTACCCTCGCGCCGAGGCGACTGGTGGTACTTCACCCGCACCATCGAGGGCGAACAGCACCCCATCTACTGCCGAGTCCCGGCCGAGGGCGATGCGAAGGACCCTGCGGCCTGGACTCCGCCGGAGATCCGGCCCGGCGTGCCGCTGGAGGGCGAGGTCACCTACTTCGACACCAACGCCGAGGCTCAGCCGCACGCCTTCTACCAGCTGGGCGGGATGGCCCGGGCCGACTCAGGGCGCCTGCTGGCCTACTGCGAGGACACCACCGGCGATGAGCATCACACGCTGCGCTTCCGGGACCTGAGCACCGGAGAGAACCTGCCGGAGTCGGTGGAGAACGTCCACGGCGGCCCGATCATGGAGCCCTCCGGCGAGCGCGCCTACTACATGGTGGCCGACTCCACCTGGCGGCCCTACCGGCTGTACATGCACACCCTCGGGACCCCTGCCGAGCAGGACCGACTCCTGCTGGAGATCACCGACAGCGAACTCTGGACCGGCGTCGAGCTCTCCGCGGACAAGAAGCAGCTGCTGATCCTCTCCGGGAACTCCGAGTACAACGAGACCCGGATCCTGGATGTCACCGACCCTGAGGCAGAGCCCCAGCTGCTCATCGGCGCTGAGCAGCGTCTGCTGCACACGGTGGATCCCATCGAGCTCGACGCCGGAACCTCCGACGACGGCGACGGCGAGCGCCTGCTGCTGATCACCCACAACCAGTCCGGGCCCAACAACGCGCTGTCGGTGACCACCCAGGAGGCGCTGCTCGCGCAGTCACCGGGCCGCCCTTCCGCCGAGCCGGTGGACCTGGGAACCGAAGTGATCCCGCATGAGGAGACGGTGAAGTTCGAAGGTGTGGCCGTCACCTCCTCGCAGGTGCTGGTCAGCGCCCGGCGGGACACCGTGGAGTCGGTCTACCTGCTCTCTCTGGAGGCGCTGCGAGCCGTACGTGCCGGCAGAGATCCCGTGCCGGCGTCGTCGCTTCCCGGCCCGGCCTTCGAGAGGACCCCTGACGTCAGGGAAGAGGCCTACACCTGCGCCATCGTCTCAGCCCAGTACGAGGCTCCGATCTTCCGCGTGCTCTACACCTCCTGGGTGACCCCGCCGCGGATCTATGACATCCCGCATGATGCAGGCTCCGGCACCTCGGAGCCGGTGCTGCGGCGCCAGACCCCGGTCAACGACGTCGACCTCTCTGCCTACCGCTCCACCCGCCTGTGGGCACCCACCGGGGAGACCGCGGAGGACGGGACCGAGGTGCAGGTGCCCGTCACCGTGCTGCACCACCGCGATGTCTCACCTGCCGAGGGCGGGCACCCCACTGTGGTCTTCGGCTACGGCTCCTATGAGATCAGCATGGACCCCTACTTCTCGGTCTCCCGGCTCTCGCTGCTGGACCGGGGCATCGTCTTCGCCGTGGCCCATGTGCGCGGCGGCGGCGAGCTGGGACGCCGCTGGTACGAGGACGGCAAGAAGCTGAAGAAGGTGAACACCTTCACCGACTTCCTCACCGCCACCGATCTGCTGGTGGAGACCGGGTGGGCGGATCCGGACCGGACCGCGGCCTACGGCGGATCCGCCGGCGGCCTGCTGATGGGTGCCATCCTTAACATGGCCCCGGAGAAGTACGCAGCCGTGGTCGCCGATGTGCCGTTCGTGGACAACCTGACCTCCATCCTGGACCCGGAGCTGCCGCTCTCGGCCCTGGAGTGGGAGGAGTGGGGCAACCCCATCACCGACCCCGAGGTCTACCGGTACATGAAGTCCTACTCCCCCTATGAGAACGTCCGGGACGTGGAGTATCCGCCGGTGGCTGCAGTGACCTCGCTGCATGACACCCGGGTGCTCTATGTGGAGCCGGCCAAGTGGGTGCAGGTGCTGCGCGAGCACGAGCAGGGCGAGGCTCCGGTGGTGCTCAAGATCGAGATGGACGGCGGTCACGGCGGCGCGTCGGGACGCTACGAGGCGTGGAAGGAGACGGCCTGGATCTTCGCCTTCCTGAGCCATCACCTGGGGGTCCGCAGCAGCTGA
- a CDS encoding phosphatase PAP2 family protein gives MRTTRAPAPHLMRWSAGALLWVGAAWLIYLAAVHTASGQLLDTMMRATAHGTSHPLPGLDPENHWVALWILAPPGAVLLGLLASRPRRLRRTAAASAAIVLAGANLTTQLFKALWNERPALIVDLAPEWTANSLPSGHTTMAASAAAAVFLVAAPRGRPFWAVLAALWAGGWGGYIFIEGWHRPSDMIAAHLVTAAWTALAGCLMLQAERRARVSAAMEVASYPDAGRHGPEFDDPDAGRQPTAAERLTAALAPPLRDGRRRGGRSAGLCLTLGLAGCTLAVIFLLGPIVDAEGSFSERLPQSASGPTPWLFLAGAALSSAPAFFPAAAGILSFSSASAGEHPHHTGR, from the coding sequence ATGCGTACCACCAGAGCCCCGGCGCCCCACCTTATGCGGTGGAGCGCCGGGGCTCTGCTGTGGGTGGGAGCGGCCTGGCTGATCTACCTGGCGGCGGTGCACACCGCCTCCGGCCAGCTGCTGGACACGATGATGCGGGCCACCGCCCACGGGACCAGCCATCCGCTGCCGGGGCTGGACCCAGAGAACCACTGGGTGGCGCTGTGGATCCTGGCCCCGCCCGGGGCCGTGCTGCTGGGTCTGCTGGCCTCCCGGCCCCGCCGGCTGCGGCGGACCGCCGCGGCGTCAGCCGCCATCGTGCTGGCCGGGGCCAATCTCACCACCCAGCTGTTCAAAGCGCTGTGGAACGAGCGACCCGCCCTGATCGTGGACCTGGCACCGGAGTGGACGGCGAACTCGCTGCCCAGCGGTCACACCACGATGGCCGCCAGCGCGGCCGCCGCAGTCTTCCTGGTCGCCGCACCGCGCGGCCGGCCCTTCTGGGCCGTGTTGGCGGCGCTCTGGGCCGGTGGCTGGGGCGGCTACATCTTCATCGAGGGCTGGCACCGGCCCAGCGACATGATCGCCGCCCACCTGGTCACCGCCGCCTGGACGGCGCTGGCCGGATGTCTGATGCTGCAGGCCGAGCGCCGGGCCCGGGTCAGCGCGGCCATGGAGGTCGCTTCCTACCCCGACGCCGGGCGGCACGGTCCCGAGTTCGATGACCCCGACGCCGGCCGGCAGCCCACCGCCGCCGAGCGGCTCACCGCGGCCCTGGCTCCTCCCCTGCGGGACGGCCGACGCCGTGGCGGACGCAGCGCCGGGCTCTGCCTGACGCTGGGGCTGGCCGGATGCACCCTGGCCGTGATCTTCCTGCTGGGTCCCATCGTGGATGCTGAGGGGAGCTTCTCAGAGCGGCTGCCCCAGTCGGCGTCGGGCCCCACGCCGTGGCTGTTCCTGGCCGGTGCGGCGCTGTCCTCAGCTCCGGCATTCTTCCCCGCCGCGGCGGGGATCCTGAGCTTCTCCTCGGCCTCAGCCGGCGAACATCCACACCACACCGGCCGCTGA
- a CDS encoding M50 family metallopeptidase: protein MNAFFDVLTERWSTAAEPDSTSVLILAGVVVVVMSVHRLWRVLRQASTIIHEMGHVLMAWVSGRRVSGIRLHSDTSGVTVSVGRRQGIGMLLTALGGYPAPGLLALGMAALLAAGHAGAALTLYQAVVLLALLLSRNLVGIFSCLLSLGATGLIWWHNDPLIVTYTVVALAVFYAVAGVRGTFDVVRIHARRRPEAAGTDASLAARSWRALPLPPFMWLGFFLLVSAGSAAGVVWMFAG, encoded by the coding sequence GTGAACGCGTTCTTCGATGTGCTGACCGAGCGGTGGTCCACCGCCGCCGAGCCGGACTCCACCAGTGTCCTGATCCTTGCCGGCGTCGTCGTGGTGGTCATGTCGGTGCACCGGCTCTGGCGGGTGCTGCGCCAAGCATCGACCATCATCCACGAGATGGGCCATGTGCTCATGGCCTGGGTCTCGGGACGTCGTGTCTCCGGGATCCGGCTGCATTCGGACACCTCTGGGGTGACCGTCTCTGTGGGCAGGCGACAGGGCATCGGCATGCTGCTCACCGCCCTCGGCGGCTATCCGGCGCCGGGACTGTTGGCTCTGGGCATGGCCGCCCTGCTGGCCGCCGGTCACGCAGGGGCCGCGCTGACCCTCTACCAAGCGGTGGTGCTGTTGGCGCTGCTGCTCTCCCGCAACCTGGTCGGGATCTTCTCCTGTCTGCTCTCCCTGGGCGCCACCGGCCTGATCTGGTGGCACAACGATCCGCTCATCGTGACCTACACCGTGGTGGCCCTGGCGGTCTTCTACGCCGTCGCGGGGGTGCGCGGGACCTTCGACGTCGTCAGGATCCACGCCCGACGCCGCCCCGAAGCCGCCGGCACCGACGCTTCCCTGGCCGCCCGCTCCTGGCGCGCGCTGCCGCTGCCGCCGTTCATGTGGTTGGGCTTCTTTCTGCTGGTCTCGGCCGGTTCAGCGGCCGGTGTGGTGTGGATGTTCGCCGGCTGA
- a CDS encoding fatty acid desaturase family protein, producing the protein MTITSPTGMPAGSTAESAQPAGSARAQQVNDFFELNRRVKEAGLLERGAKSYIPRAIVLIVAFAGAGTLLALLGSSPWQLLVAALFGILFTQAAFLSHDAAHQQVFANGRRNEWLARAVGNGVVGLSYAWWVKKHGRHHANPNTIGKDGDIDPGIVAFVPEDAQQRTGLAGWFVQRQGWMLFPLLLFFGVSLHVHAVDAVARAEKVKQRRAEAVLLAVRLIGFPALVFWAAGLWMGLGFLAVQLAVFGVYMGASFAPNHKGMPIIPKDAKVDFLQRQVLTSRNIRGGRLIDWGMGGLNFQVEHHIFPRMPSPNLHKVKPIVEEFCAEREIPYTETGLVESYVIVTRYLNRVGLGYSDPMDCPVLAQYRPR; encoded by the coding sequence ATGACGATCACTTCCCCCACCGGCATGCCCGCCGGGAGCACCGCAGAGAGCGCCCAGCCCGCGGGCTCGGCGCGTGCGCAGCAGGTCAACGACTTCTTCGAACTCAACCGGAGGGTCAAGGAGGCCGGGCTGCTGGAGCGCGGCGCGAAGAGCTACATCCCCCGGGCCATCGTGCTGATCGTCGCCTTCGCCGGCGCCGGCACCCTGCTGGCCCTGCTGGGCAGCAGCCCGTGGCAGCTGCTGGTGGCCGCGCTCTTCGGCATCCTGTTCACCCAGGCCGCGTTCCTCTCCCACGACGCCGCCCACCAGCAGGTCTTCGCGAACGGCCGGCGCAACGAGTGGCTGGCTCGGGCGGTCGGCAACGGAGTGGTCGGGCTGTCCTATGCCTGGTGGGTCAAGAAGCATGGGCGCCACCACGCCAACCCGAACACCATCGGCAAGGACGGGGACATCGATCCGGGCATCGTGGCCTTCGTCCCGGAGGACGCCCAGCAGCGCACCGGACTGGCCGGCTGGTTCGTCCAGCGCCAGGGCTGGATGCTCTTCCCGCTGCTGCTCTTCTTCGGTGTGAGCCTGCACGTCCACGCGGTGGACGCGGTGGCCCGTGCGGAGAAGGTCAAGCAGCGCAGGGCCGAGGCAGTGCTGCTGGCCGTGCGTCTGATCGGCTTCCCGGCCCTGGTCTTCTGGGCCGCCGGGCTCTGGATGGGCCTGGGATTCCTGGCCGTGCAGCTGGCCGTCTTCGGGGTCTACATGGGGGCGAGCTTCGCGCCCAACCACAAGGGCATGCCGATCATCCCCAAGGACGCCAAGGTCGACTTCCTGCAGCGACAGGTGCTGACCTCGCGGAACATCCGTGGCGGCCGCCTCATCGACTGGGGCATGGGCGGACTGAACTTCCAGGTGGAGCACCACATCTTCCCCCGGATGCCCAGCCCCAACCTGCACAAGGTCAAGCCGATCGTCGAGGAGTTCTGCGCCGAGCGTGAGATCCCCTACACCGAGACCGGTCTGGTCGAGTCCTATGTGATCGTCACCCGGTATCTGAACCGCGTGGGCCTGGGCTACTCGGACCCGATGGACTGCCCGGTCCTGGCCCAGTACCGGCCCCGCTGA
- a CDS encoding sensor histidine kinase produces MRQLARHYAYVLPGLPIALFSLSLLLSLTAASIVTSVIWLGALLMPITLLLASGFAELSRNRLRLWGAAVEPVRYRPTGPGPLGLLRVLLDPRRWLDLVFETLISFPLRLVTFLVTVVWTVGAAAGLTYFFWSLFLPEERSVIRLLHLAGPDLVPQSPAAQYLIDAGAYFLLGAVLALSLPTVLRAAAGLDGLLTTALLGDGGRGELFGHRLTRPGTSGTPGSDAESEASTASFSARAWAWIGSVFAAVVLLAVAWPLTAALYSVPVALAMVLVLAHSAAVVLTLRWVWPGLALSVGASAGIMLMTADSGVAVWPWPVTALITQCAVLAVAALTRPWYCAASGWCAGALLTLAALLLSLPEMPDGALATGIVTASVSAAVVIVGTLARMWILNAGRLEAAERTSAEQDRRRKELEERNRIARELHDVVAHSMSVISVQAATARYRNPGIDAAAQREFEEIAVSSREALSEMRMLLSVLRAEDDAPTAPEPGLVQIDSLVESTRASGTAIRYTGLREPVPTVNPAAGLAAYRAVQEALSNALRHASGAAVDVEVELEGPHRLRVEVINEAPPRPPKEPAPGAGLGLSGIRERIGAVGGTVELGPTPQGGFAMRATLPL; encoded by the coding sequence ATGAGGCAGCTCGCACGGCACTACGCCTATGTCCTGCCCGGCCTGCCCATCGCTCTGTTCAGCCTGAGCCTGCTGCTGAGTCTGACCGCGGCCTCCATCGTCACCTCGGTGATCTGGCTGGGCGCGCTGCTGATGCCCATCACGCTGCTGCTGGCCTCCGGGTTCGCCGAGCTCTCGCGCAACCGCCTGCGCCTCTGGGGTGCGGCCGTGGAGCCGGTCCGTTATCGGCCCACCGGGCCCGGACCTCTGGGGCTGCTGCGGGTGCTGCTGGACCCGCGGCGCTGGCTGGACCTGGTCTTCGAGACCCTCATCTCCTTCCCGCTGCGTCTGGTCACCTTCCTGGTCACCGTGGTCTGGACTGTGGGAGCGGCCGCCGGGCTGACCTACTTCTTCTGGTCCCTGTTCCTCCCTGAGGAGCGCAGCGTGATCCGACTGCTGCATCTGGCCGGACCCGATCTGGTCCCACAGAGCCCCGCCGCCCAGTACCTCATCGACGCCGGCGCCTACTTCCTGCTGGGCGCCGTGCTGGCGCTGAGCCTGCCGACCGTGCTGCGCGCGGCGGCCGGACTCGACGGCCTGCTGACCACTGCTCTGCTGGGCGACGGCGGCCGCGGTGAGCTCTTCGGCCATCGGCTCACCCGCCCGGGCACCTCCGGGACCCCAGGGTCCGACGCCGAGAGCGAGGCGTCCACCGCCTCCTTCAGCGCACGCGCCTGGGCCTGGATCGGCAGCGTCTTCGCCGCCGTCGTGCTGTTGGCCGTGGCCTGGCCGCTGACCGCAGCGCTGTACTCGGTGCCGGTGGCCCTGGCCATGGTGCTGGTGCTCGCACACAGCGCCGCGGTCGTGCTCACGCTGCGCTGGGTGTGGCCGGGCCTCGCCCTGTCCGTGGGCGCCTCCGCAGGGATCATGCTGATGACGGCCGATTCGGGGGTCGCGGTGTGGCCCTGGCCGGTGACGGCGCTGATCACCCAGTGTGCGGTCCTGGCCGTGGCCGCGCTGACCCGGCCTTGGTACTGCGCGGCCTCAGGCTGGTGCGCCGGAGCTCTGCTGACGCTGGCGGCACTGCTGCTCAGCCTGCCGGAGATGCCCGACGGCGCCCTGGCCACCGGCATCGTGACCGCTTCGGTGAGCGCCGCTGTGGTCATCGTCGGGACGCTGGCACGCATGTGGATCCTCAACGCCGGACGGCTGGAGGCTGCCGAACGCACCAGCGCCGAGCAGGACCGGCGCCGCAAGGAGCTGGAGGAGCGCAACAGGATCGCTCGGGAGCTTCACGATGTGGTCGCCCATTCGATGTCGGTGATCAGCGTGCAGGCCGCCACGGCCCGGTACCGCAACCCCGGGATCGACGCGGCCGCCCAGCGGGAGTTCGAGGAGATCGCCGTCTCCTCCCGGGAGGCGCTGAGCGAGATGCGCATGCTGCTCTCGGTGCTGCGCGCGGAGGACGATGCGCCCACCGCCCCCGAGCCGGGGCTGGTCCAGATCGATTCGTTGGTGGAGTCCACCCGGGCCTCCGGAACAGCCATCCGCTACACCGGGCTGCGAGAGCCCGTTCCTACGGTCAACCCGGCCGCGGGTCTGGCGGCCTACCGGGCGGTCCAGGAGGCGCTGAGCAATGCGCTGCGTCATGCGTCCGGAGCCGCGGTGGATGTGGAGGTGGAGCTCGAGGGGCCGCACCGTCTGCGCGTCGAGGTGATCAATGAGGCTCCGCCGCGCCCGCCCAAAGAGCCGGCCCCGGGTGCCGGGCTGGGGCTCTCCGGGATCCGGGAGCGCATCGGCGCAGTGGGCGGAACGGTGGAGCTGGGCCCGACGCCGCAGGGCGGCTTCGCCATGCGCGCCACGCTGCCGCTGTAG
- a CDS encoding alanine/glycine:cation symporter family protein: MNTDTLLEYLGVFEDFAWEFFGIPVIIAAGFYLSVRTGLVQIRHLPDMFRSITDKATKDENGRTKSLSAFQAFTVTASARVGTGNIAGVAGAIAIGGPGAVFWMWVMAVLNSAASFVESTLAQLYKTRRFDTYKGGPAYYIQRGLGSRTGGIVFAVIFIFCFALSFTSLQANTIVDAVTGAAGEMGMENTVPLTWILAVLLAAGTGVIVIFGLRSVARVAQNVVPAMAMLYILLGLVVVVFNIDQLPSVMALIFGEAFDFGAIAGGAFGAMIMAGIQRGMFSNEAGMGSVPNVAATADVSHPAKQGLVQTLGVYLDTLIICSVTAFIILFTFPDVQETADANPGAELTQMALVNNFGTIGAVALAVIITLVAFTSVLGNYSYGEANVLFISDSETLRKVYAVALTGIVFLGSVISVDLAWAIAGVTMVIIAMFNLLVIMEMGGTAVKLLKHYQGQKRQGLEPVFLASDMPELTNVECWTEEDMAEHLSRREQSASQRS; this comes from the coding sequence GTGAATACTGACACCCTTCTCGAGTACCTCGGGGTCTTCGAAGACTTCGCCTGGGAATTCTTCGGCATCCCGGTGATCATCGCCGCCGGCTTCTATCTCTCGGTCCGGACCGGACTCGTCCAGATCCGCCACCTGCCGGATATGTTCCGGTCCATCACGGATAAGGCCACCAAGGATGAGAACGGCCGCACCAAGTCGCTCTCAGCCTTCCAGGCCTTCACCGTGACCGCCTCAGCCCGCGTTGGAACCGGCAACATCGCCGGCGTGGCCGGCGCAATCGCCATCGGAGGCCCTGGTGCCGTCTTCTGGATGTGGGTGATGGCCGTGCTGAACTCGGCGGCCTCCTTCGTGGAGTCCACACTGGCCCAGCTGTACAAGACCAGGCGCTTCGACACCTATAAAGGCGGCCCGGCCTACTACATCCAGCGCGGGCTGGGCTCACGCACCGGCGGCATCGTCTTCGCCGTCATCTTCATCTTCTGCTTCGCGCTGAGCTTCACCTCCCTGCAGGCCAACACCATCGTCGACGCCGTCACCGGCGCGGCCGGTGAGATGGGCATGGAGAACACGGTGCCGCTGACCTGGATCCTGGCCGTGCTGCTGGCCGCCGGAACCGGCGTCATCGTGATCTTCGGGCTGCGCAGTGTGGCACGGGTGGCCCAGAACGTGGTCCCGGCCATGGCGATGCTCTACATCCTGCTGGGCCTGGTGGTCGTGGTCTTCAACATCGACCAGCTGCCCTCCGTGATGGCGCTGATCTTCGGCGAGGCCTTCGACTTCGGCGCCATCGCCGGCGGCGCCTTCGGCGCGATGATCATGGCCGGAATCCAGCGTGGGATGTTCTCCAACGAGGCAGGTATGGGTTCGGTCCCCAATGTGGCCGCCACCGCCGATGTCTCCCACCCGGCCAAACAGGGCCTGGTCCAGACTCTCGGCGTCTACCTGGACACCCTGATCATCTGCTCGGTCACCGCGTTCATCATCCTGTTCACCTTCCCGGATGTGCAGGAGACAGCCGATGCCAACCCGGGCGCCGAGCTCACTCAGATGGCCCTGGTGAACAACTTCGGCACCATCGGCGCCGTCGCCCTGGCCGTGATCATCACCCTGGTGGCCTTCACCTCCGTGCTGGGCAACTACTCCTACGGCGAGGCCAACGTCCTGTTCATCTCCGACTCGGAGACTCTGCGCAAGGTCTACGCCGTGGCCCTGACCGGCATCGTCTTCCTGGGCTCGGTCATCTCGGTGGACCTGGCCTGGGCCATCGCCGGGGTGACGATGGTGATCATCGCGATGTTCAACCTGCTGGTCATCATGGAGATGGGCGGCACGGCGGTGAAGCTGCTCAAGCACTATCAGGGGCAGAAGCGCCAGGGCCTCGAGCCGGTCTTCCTCGCCTCCGATATGCCGGAGCTGACCAATGTGGAGTGCTGGACCGAGGAGGACATGGCCGAACATCTCTCCCGTCGGGAGCAGTCTGCGTCACAGCGCAGCTGA